A genomic window from Erpetoichthys calabaricus chromosome 17, fErpCal1.3, whole genome shotgun sequence includes:
- the LOC114667513 gene encoding guanine nucleotide-binding protein G(I)/G(S)/G(O) subunit gamma-7-like, with protein MSGNLCSSTTAARARQAVEQLRLEAGIERIKVSQAAAALIQYCQEHRRNDPLLTGVPTSANPFKDKKPCVIL; from the exons ATGTCCGGGAACTTGTGCAGCAGCACCACCGCTGCGCGGGCCAGACAGGCTGTGGAGCAACTGCGACTGGAGGCTGGCATAGAGAGAATCAAG GTGTCACAGGCAGCGGCTGCGCTGATCCAGTACTGCCAGGAGCACCGGCGAAATGACCCACTGCTCACCGGCGTCCCGACATCGGCCAACCCCTTCAAGGACAAGAAGCCATGCGTCATACTGTAG